One window from the genome of Musa acuminata AAA Group cultivar baxijiao chromosome BXJ1-4, Cavendish_Baxijiao_AAA, whole genome shotgun sequence encodes:
- the LOC103974699 gene encoding phospholipase SGR2-like isoform X2: protein MTRNACRDPASCFRKQSKITVMTNFDESRVRKSGDVTTSYSSGAASSNPVEGSSPDLLKNTPSNIATLEDAIEQFKSRQKYLAHTKSPSDGEDVRWYLCKVPLAEKQLSASLPRIEIIGKDDYFRFSVRDSLALEASFLQREEDLLAHWWKEYAECSKGPSGTQTTNYVTSTSGSNELYVVEEERVGVPVKGGLYEVDLIKRHCFPVYWSGENRRVLRGHWFAHKDGNDWLPLREDVAEQLELAYRCQVWRRRTFQPSGQFAARIDLQGTTEGLHAIFTGDDDSWEAWLAFDRSSFSLNMGGGNRVKLRRGFSPSAKPSQDELHQQKEEAMDDYCSQVPVGHLVFMVHGIGQRLENANVVDDVADFGRITASLADRHLTAYQRSTQRVLFVPCQWRRGLELSSETIIEKITLDGVRGLRATLSATVHDVLYYMSPIYCQNIIDSVSNQLNRLYAKFLKRNPGYDGKISIFGHSLGSVLSYDILCYQDSSATLPVEAAFVDDFCIPKQECIVNVTYQPVEYHRALNFNNNNNKNGAASRPATHVSVKGSSMSNPYTKVNEEKTPDVSCVEDCGVTRGQQEDFLCNDGIQESDDSAKLFSKKKHTIFERVNEVNKNVAETIYAEDRDSDANPGISRDFHGNEVRDAGHPSEDLIDKGKLVSMLMEEVKSLRAKVAELEKNHHSASCSSNFDNGQMVKSMTSSSSFGRLSSVLDDSKKQYTPYIKYTRLNFKVDTFFAVGSPLGVFLALRNVRIGVGRGQAYWEDEKISEEMPSCRQMFNIFHPFDPVAYRVEPLICKEYLNKRPVLIPYHRGGRRLHIGFQEFTEDIAARSESIMSQLNSLRVKVASTFQRQNKDKAKETVEDEKRERSYGSFMIERLTGCEYGRIDFVLQEGTFHHPYLSAIGSHTNYWRDNDTALFVLNRLYHGIPEEPPTDDKKRSKWLALFKDKTRIKLKKLWKMRKEKDHMVPS, encoded by the exons ATGACGC GTAATGCTTGTCGTGATCCAGCTTCATGCTTTCGAAAGCAGTCTAAGATCACTGTAATGACGAATTTTGATGAGAGTCGTGTTAGAAAAAGTGGGGATGTGACAACGTCTTATTCCTCAGGTGCTGCTAGTTCTAATCCTGTTGAGGGGAGTTCCCCTGACTTGTTGAAGAACACTCCATCCAACATCGCCACATTGGAGGATGCTATTGAGCAGTTCAAGAGTCGGCAGAAGTATCTCGCGCATACAAAGAGCCCTTCTGATGGGGAAGATGTTCGTTGGTATCTATGCAAAGTGCCTCTGGCAGAAAAGC AGCTTTCAGCTTCACTTCCTCGAATTGAGATAATTGGCAAAGATGATTATTTTCGGTTCAGCGTGAGAGACTCTCTTGCTCTTGAGGCCTCTTTCTTGCAA AGGGAAGAAGATCTACTTGCGCATTGGTGGAAAGAGTATGCAGAATGTAGCAAAGGTCCAAGTGGAACTCAGACAACTAATTATGTGACTTCTACTAGTGGTTCTAATGAACTGTATGTAGTGGAGGAAGAGAGAGTTGGTGTGCCAGTAAAAGGTGGCCTTTATGAG GTAGATTTAATTAAGCGGCACTGTTTTCCTGTGTACTGGAGTGGTGAAAACAGACGTGTTTTGCGAGGTCACTGGTTTGCTCATAAAGATGGTAATGATTGGCTTCCGCTTCGTGAAGATGTTGCAGAGCAACTGGAGTTGGCCTACCGCTGTCAG GTCTGGCGTCGTAGGACCTTTCAACCTTCAGGTCAATTTGCTGCCAGAATTGATTTACAAGGCACCACAGAG GGACTGCATGCCATTTTCACAGGAGATGATGATTCTTGGGAGGCTTGGTTAGCATTTGACAGATCTAGTTTTTCTCTTAATATGGGAGGTGGAAATAGGGTTAAACTAAGACGTGGTTTTTCCCCTTCTGCAAAGCCAAGTCAG GATGAGCTGCATCAGCAGAAAGAGGAAGCCATGGATGATTACTGTTCTCAG GTGCCAGTTGGCCATCTAGTTTTTATGGTTCATGGTATTGGACAGAGGTTGGAGAATGCTAATGTGGTTGATGATGTTGCTGATTTCGGTCGTATAACAGCAAGCCTAGCTGATAGACACTTAACTGCATACCAGAGAAGCACCCAGAGGGTTCTATTTGTTCCTTGCCAG TGGAGAAGGGGCTTGGAGCTTAGTAGTGAGACTATAATTGAAAAAATCACCTTGGATGGTGTTCGAGGTCTACGTGCAACATTGAGTGCCACTGTTCATGATGTTCTATACTACATGAGTCCTATCTATTGTCAAAATATAATTGACTCA GTCTCCAACCAGTTAAATAGATTGTATGCAAAGTTTCTCAAGAGAAACCCAGGCTATGATGGGAAG ATTTCAATATTTGGCCATTCATTAGGAAGTGTTCTATCTTATGACATCCTTTGCTATCAAGACTCTTCTGCAACACTTCCTGTGGAGGCTGCCTTCGTGGATGACTTCTGCATCCCAAAGCAAGAATGTATTGTTAATGTAACTTACCAACCTGTTGAATATCATCGTGCCTTGAAttttaacaataacaacaataaaaatGGTGCAGCTTCAAGGCCAGCAACACATGTATCTGTAAAAGGCAGTTCCATGTCAAATCCATATACCAAAGTCAATGAGGAAAAAACACCAGATGTTTCTTGCGTTGAAGATTGTGGTGTTACTAGAGGCCAGCAAGAGGATTTCTTATGCAATGATGGCATCCAAGAATCAGATGATTCAGCTAAATTATTTAGTAAAAAGAAACACACAATCTTTGAACGAGTCAATGAGGTAAATAAGAATGTTGCAGAAACAATATATGCAGAAGATAGAGATTCTGATGCAAATCCAGGCATAAGTAGGGATTTTCATGGTAATGAAGTCCGAGATGCTGGGCATCCATCTGAAGATTTAATTGACAAAGGCAAATTAGTGTCCATGTTGATGGAAGAG GTGAAGTCCCTCAGAGCAAAAGTTGCAGAACTAGAGAAAAATCATCACTCAGCTTCCTGTTCCAGTAACTTTGACAATG GTCAAATGGTCAAATCTATGACAAGTTCATCTTCTTTTGGAAGGTTATCTTCAGTGCTAGATGATAGTAAAAAGCAATATACACCTTATATCAAATATACTAGGCTTAATTTTAAG GTAGATACATTTTTTGCTGTTGGATCACCACTGGGTGTCTTTCTTGCCCTCCGAAATGTCCGCATAGGAGTTG GCAGGGGGCAAGCTTATTGGGAAGATGAAAAAATATCTGAAGAGATGCCATCTTGCAGGCAGATGTTTAACATTTTTCATCCTTTTGATCCTGTTGCATACAG AGTAGAACCGCTTATCTGCAAGGAGTACTTAAACAAGAGACCTGTTCTTATTCCCTACCACAGGGGCGGGAGGAGGTTGCATATTGGATTTCAG GAATTCACTGAAGATATAGCTGCACGCTCCGAAAGCATAATGAGTCAGCTAAATTCTTTGAGG GTCAAAGTGGCTAGCACTTTTCAAAGACAAAACAAGGATAAAGCTAAAG AAACTGTGGAAGATGAGAAAAGAGAAAGATCATATGGTTCCTTCATGATTGAACGGTTGACAGGCTGTGAATATGGTCGAATCGACTTTGTTCTCCAG GAAGGAACATTTCATCATCCTTATCTATCAGCCATAGGATCACATAC TAACTACTGGCGTGATAATGACACAGCACTTTTCGTTCTCAACCGCCTGTATCATGGTATACCTGAAGAACCACCAACCGATGATAAAAAAAG GTCAAAGTGGCTAGCACTTTTCAAAGACAAAACAAGAATAAAGCTAAAG AAACTGTGGAAGATGAGAAAAGAGAAAGATCATATGGTTCCTTCATGA
- the LOC103974699 gene encoding phospholipase SGR2-like isoform X4, which produces MTNFDESRVRKSGDVTTSYSSGAASSNPVEGSSPDLLKNTPSNIATLEDAIEQFKSRQKYLAHTKSPSDGEDVRWYLCKVPLAEKQLSASLPRIEIIGKDDYFRFSVRDSLALEASFLQREEDLLAHWWKEYAECSKGPSGTQTTNYVTSTSGSNELYVVEEERVGVPVKGGLYEVDLIKRHCFPVYWSGENRRVLRGHWFAHKDGNDWLPLREDVAEQLELAYRCQVWRRRTFQPSGQFAARIDLQGTTEGLHAIFTGDDDSWEAWLAFDRSSFSLNMGGGNRVKLRRGFSPSAKPSQDELHQQKEEAMDDYCSQVPVGHLVFMVHGIGQRLENANVVDDVADFGRITASLADRHLTAYQRSTQRVLFVPCQWRRGLELSSETIIEKITLDGVRGLRATLSATVHDVLYYMSPIYCQNIIDSVSNQLNRLYAKFLKRNPGYDGKISIFGHSLGSVLSYDILCYQDSSATLPVEAAFVDDFCIPKQECIVNVTYQPVEYHRALNFNNNNNKNGAASRPATHVSVKGSSMSNPYTKVNEEKTPDVSCVEDCGVTRGQQEDFLCNDGIQESDDSAKLFSKKKHTIFERVNEVNKNVAETIYAEDRDSDANPGISRDFHGNEVRDAGHPSEDLIDKGKLVSMLMEEVKSLRAKVAELEKNHHSASCSSNFDNGQMVKSMTSSSSFGRLSSVLDDSKKQYTPYIKYTRLNFKVDTFFAVGSPLGVFLALRNVRIGVGRGQAYWEDEKISEEMPSCRQMFNIFHPFDPVAYRVEPLICKEYLNKRPVLIPYHRGGRRLHIGFQEFTEDIAARSESIMSQLNSLRVKVASTFQRQNKDKAKETVEDEKRERSYGSFMIERLTGCEYGRIDFVLQEGTFHHPYLSAIGSHTNYWRDNDTALFVLNRLYHGIPEEPPTDDKKRSKWLALFKDKTRIKLKKLWKMRKEKDHMVPS; this is translated from the exons ATGACGAATTTTGATGAGAGTCGTGTTAGAAAAAGTGGGGATGTGACAACGTCTTATTCCTCAGGTGCTGCTAGTTCTAATCCTGTTGAGGGGAGTTCCCCTGACTTGTTGAAGAACACTCCATCCAACATCGCCACATTGGAGGATGCTATTGAGCAGTTCAAGAGTCGGCAGAAGTATCTCGCGCATACAAAGAGCCCTTCTGATGGGGAAGATGTTCGTTGGTATCTATGCAAAGTGCCTCTGGCAGAAAAGC AGCTTTCAGCTTCACTTCCTCGAATTGAGATAATTGGCAAAGATGATTATTTTCGGTTCAGCGTGAGAGACTCTCTTGCTCTTGAGGCCTCTTTCTTGCAA AGGGAAGAAGATCTACTTGCGCATTGGTGGAAAGAGTATGCAGAATGTAGCAAAGGTCCAAGTGGAACTCAGACAACTAATTATGTGACTTCTACTAGTGGTTCTAATGAACTGTATGTAGTGGAGGAAGAGAGAGTTGGTGTGCCAGTAAAAGGTGGCCTTTATGAG GTAGATTTAATTAAGCGGCACTGTTTTCCTGTGTACTGGAGTGGTGAAAACAGACGTGTTTTGCGAGGTCACTGGTTTGCTCATAAAGATGGTAATGATTGGCTTCCGCTTCGTGAAGATGTTGCAGAGCAACTGGAGTTGGCCTACCGCTGTCAG GTCTGGCGTCGTAGGACCTTTCAACCTTCAGGTCAATTTGCTGCCAGAATTGATTTACAAGGCACCACAGAG GGACTGCATGCCATTTTCACAGGAGATGATGATTCTTGGGAGGCTTGGTTAGCATTTGACAGATCTAGTTTTTCTCTTAATATGGGAGGTGGAAATAGGGTTAAACTAAGACGTGGTTTTTCCCCTTCTGCAAAGCCAAGTCAG GATGAGCTGCATCAGCAGAAAGAGGAAGCCATGGATGATTACTGTTCTCAG GTGCCAGTTGGCCATCTAGTTTTTATGGTTCATGGTATTGGACAGAGGTTGGAGAATGCTAATGTGGTTGATGATGTTGCTGATTTCGGTCGTATAACAGCAAGCCTAGCTGATAGACACTTAACTGCATACCAGAGAAGCACCCAGAGGGTTCTATTTGTTCCTTGCCAG TGGAGAAGGGGCTTGGAGCTTAGTAGTGAGACTATAATTGAAAAAATCACCTTGGATGGTGTTCGAGGTCTACGTGCAACATTGAGTGCCACTGTTCATGATGTTCTATACTACATGAGTCCTATCTATTGTCAAAATATAATTGACTCA GTCTCCAACCAGTTAAATAGATTGTATGCAAAGTTTCTCAAGAGAAACCCAGGCTATGATGGGAAG ATTTCAATATTTGGCCATTCATTAGGAAGTGTTCTATCTTATGACATCCTTTGCTATCAAGACTCTTCTGCAACACTTCCTGTGGAGGCTGCCTTCGTGGATGACTTCTGCATCCCAAAGCAAGAATGTATTGTTAATGTAACTTACCAACCTGTTGAATATCATCGTGCCTTGAAttttaacaataacaacaataaaaatGGTGCAGCTTCAAGGCCAGCAACACATGTATCTGTAAAAGGCAGTTCCATGTCAAATCCATATACCAAAGTCAATGAGGAAAAAACACCAGATGTTTCTTGCGTTGAAGATTGTGGTGTTACTAGAGGCCAGCAAGAGGATTTCTTATGCAATGATGGCATCCAAGAATCAGATGATTCAGCTAAATTATTTAGTAAAAAGAAACACACAATCTTTGAACGAGTCAATGAGGTAAATAAGAATGTTGCAGAAACAATATATGCAGAAGATAGAGATTCTGATGCAAATCCAGGCATAAGTAGGGATTTTCATGGTAATGAAGTCCGAGATGCTGGGCATCCATCTGAAGATTTAATTGACAAAGGCAAATTAGTGTCCATGTTGATGGAAGAG GTGAAGTCCCTCAGAGCAAAAGTTGCAGAACTAGAGAAAAATCATCACTCAGCTTCCTGTTCCAGTAACTTTGACAATG GTCAAATGGTCAAATCTATGACAAGTTCATCTTCTTTTGGAAGGTTATCTTCAGTGCTAGATGATAGTAAAAAGCAATATACACCTTATATCAAATATACTAGGCTTAATTTTAAG GTAGATACATTTTTTGCTGTTGGATCACCACTGGGTGTCTTTCTTGCCCTCCGAAATGTCCGCATAGGAGTTG GCAGGGGGCAAGCTTATTGGGAAGATGAAAAAATATCTGAAGAGATGCCATCTTGCAGGCAGATGTTTAACATTTTTCATCCTTTTGATCCTGTTGCATACAG AGTAGAACCGCTTATCTGCAAGGAGTACTTAAACAAGAGACCTGTTCTTATTCCCTACCACAGGGGCGGGAGGAGGTTGCATATTGGATTTCAG GAATTCACTGAAGATATAGCTGCACGCTCCGAAAGCATAATGAGTCAGCTAAATTCTTTGAGG GTCAAAGTGGCTAGCACTTTTCAAAGACAAAACAAGGATAAAGCTAAAG AAACTGTGGAAGATGAGAAAAGAGAAAGATCATATGGTTCCTTCATGATTGAACGGTTGACAGGCTGTGAATATGGTCGAATCGACTTTGTTCTCCAG GAAGGAACATTTCATCATCCTTATCTATCAGCCATAGGATCACATAC TAACTACTGGCGTGATAATGACACAGCACTTTTCGTTCTCAACCGCCTGTATCATGGTATACCTGAAGAACCACCAACCGATGATAAAAAAAG GTCAAAGTGGCTAGCACTTTTCAAAGACAAAACAAGAATAAAGCTAAAG AAACTGTGGAAGATGAGAAAAGAGAAAGATCATATGGTTCCTTCATGA
- the LOC103974699 gene encoding phospholipase SGR2-like isoform X7 — MIFGNACRDPASCFRKQSKITVMTNFDESRVRKSGDVTTSYSSGAASSNPVEGSSPDLLKNTPSNIATLEDAIEQFKSRQKYLAHTKSPSDGEDVRWYLCKVPLAEKQLSASLPRIEIIGKDDYFRFSVRDSLALEASFLQREEDLLAHWWKEYAECSKGPSGTQTTNYVTSTSGSNELYVVEEERVGVPVKGGLYEVDLIKRHCFPVYWSGENRRVLRGHWFAHKDGNDWLPLREDVAEQLELAYRCQVWRRRTFQPSGQFAARIDLQGTTEGLHAIFTGDDDSWEAWLAFDRSSFSLNMGGGNRVKLRRGFSPSAKPSQDELHQQKEEAMDDYCSQVPVGHLVFMVHGIGQRLENANVVDDVADFGRITASLADRHLTAYQRSTQRVLFVPCQWRRGLELSSETIIEKITLDGVRGLRATLSATVHDVLYYMSPIYCQNIIDSVSNQLNRLYAKFLKRNPGYDGKISIFGHSLGSVLSYDILCYQDSSATLPVEAAFVDDFCIPKQECIVNVTYQPVEYHRALNFNNNNNKNGAASRPATHVSVKGSSMSNPYTKVNEEKTPDVSCVEDCGVTRGQQEDFLCNDGIQESDDSAKLFSKKKHTIFERVNEVNKNVAETIYAEDRDSDANPGISRDFHGNEVRDAGHPSEDLIDKGKLVSMLMEEVKSLRAKVAELEKNHHSASCSSNFDNGQMVKSMTSSSSFGRLSSVLDDSKKQYTPYIKYTRLNFKVDTFFAVGSPLGVFLALRNVRIGVGRGQAYWEDEKISEEMPSCRQMFNIFHPFDPVAYRVEPLICKEYLNKRPVLIPYHRGGRRLHIGFQEFTEDIAARSESIMSQLNSLRVKVASTFQRQNKDKAKETVEDEKRERSYGSFMIERLTGCEYGRIDFVLQEGTFHHPYLSAIGSHTTFRSQPPVSWYT, encoded by the exons ATGATATTTG GTAATGCTTGTCGTGATCCAGCTTCATGCTTTCGAAAGCAGTCTAAGATCACTGTAATGACGAATTTTGATGAGAGTCGTGTTAGAAAAAGTGGGGATGTGACAACGTCTTATTCCTCAGGTGCTGCTAGTTCTAATCCTGTTGAGGGGAGTTCCCCTGACTTGTTGAAGAACACTCCATCCAACATCGCCACATTGGAGGATGCTATTGAGCAGTTCAAGAGTCGGCAGAAGTATCTCGCGCATACAAAGAGCCCTTCTGATGGGGAAGATGTTCGTTGGTATCTATGCAAAGTGCCTCTGGCAGAAAAGC AGCTTTCAGCTTCACTTCCTCGAATTGAGATAATTGGCAAAGATGATTATTTTCGGTTCAGCGTGAGAGACTCTCTTGCTCTTGAGGCCTCTTTCTTGCAA AGGGAAGAAGATCTACTTGCGCATTGGTGGAAAGAGTATGCAGAATGTAGCAAAGGTCCAAGTGGAACTCAGACAACTAATTATGTGACTTCTACTAGTGGTTCTAATGAACTGTATGTAGTGGAGGAAGAGAGAGTTGGTGTGCCAGTAAAAGGTGGCCTTTATGAG GTAGATTTAATTAAGCGGCACTGTTTTCCTGTGTACTGGAGTGGTGAAAACAGACGTGTTTTGCGAGGTCACTGGTTTGCTCATAAAGATGGTAATGATTGGCTTCCGCTTCGTGAAGATGTTGCAGAGCAACTGGAGTTGGCCTACCGCTGTCAG GTCTGGCGTCGTAGGACCTTTCAACCTTCAGGTCAATTTGCTGCCAGAATTGATTTACAAGGCACCACAGAG GGACTGCATGCCATTTTCACAGGAGATGATGATTCTTGGGAGGCTTGGTTAGCATTTGACAGATCTAGTTTTTCTCTTAATATGGGAGGTGGAAATAGGGTTAAACTAAGACGTGGTTTTTCCCCTTCTGCAAAGCCAAGTCAG GATGAGCTGCATCAGCAGAAAGAGGAAGCCATGGATGATTACTGTTCTCAG GTGCCAGTTGGCCATCTAGTTTTTATGGTTCATGGTATTGGACAGAGGTTGGAGAATGCTAATGTGGTTGATGATGTTGCTGATTTCGGTCGTATAACAGCAAGCCTAGCTGATAGACACTTAACTGCATACCAGAGAAGCACCCAGAGGGTTCTATTTGTTCCTTGCCAG TGGAGAAGGGGCTTGGAGCTTAGTAGTGAGACTATAATTGAAAAAATCACCTTGGATGGTGTTCGAGGTCTACGTGCAACATTGAGTGCCACTGTTCATGATGTTCTATACTACATGAGTCCTATCTATTGTCAAAATATAATTGACTCA GTCTCCAACCAGTTAAATAGATTGTATGCAAAGTTTCTCAAGAGAAACCCAGGCTATGATGGGAAG ATTTCAATATTTGGCCATTCATTAGGAAGTGTTCTATCTTATGACATCCTTTGCTATCAAGACTCTTCTGCAACACTTCCTGTGGAGGCTGCCTTCGTGGATGACTTCTGCATCCCAAAGCAAGAATGTATTGTTAATGTAACTTACCAACCTGTTGAATATCATCGTGCCTTGAAttttaacaataacaacaataaaaatGGTGCAGCTTCAAGGCCAGCAACACATGTATCTGTAAAAGGCAGTTCCATGTCAAATCCATATACCAAAGTCAATGAGGAAAAAACACCAGATGTTTCTTGCGTTGAAGATTGTGGTGTTACTAGAGGCCAGCAAGAGGATTTCTTATGCAATGATGGCATCCAAGAATCAGATGATTCAGCTAAATTATTTAGTAAAAAGAAACACACAATCTTTGAACGAGTCAATGAGGTAAATAAGAATGTTGCAGAAACAATATATGCAGAAGATAGAGATTCTGATGCAAATCCAGGCATAAGTAGGGATTTTCATGGTAATGAAGTCCGAGATGCTGGGCATCCATCTGAAGATTTAATTGACAAAGGCAAATTAGTGTCCATGTTGATGGAAGAG GTGAAGTCCCTCAGAGCAAAAGTTGCAGAACTAGAGAAAAATCATCACTCAGCTTCCTGTTCCAGTAACTTTGACAATG GTCAAATGGTCAAATCTATGACAAGTTCATCTTCTTTTGGAAGGTTATCTTCAGTGCTAGATGATAGTAAAAAGCAATATACACCTTATATCAAATATACTAGGCTTAATTTTAAG GTAGATACATTTTTTGCTGTTGGATCACCACTGGGTGTCTTTCTTGCCCTCCGAAATGTCCGCATAGGAGTTG GCAGGGGGCAAGCTTATTGGGAAGATGAAAAAATATCTGAAGAGATGCCATCTTGCAGGCAGATGTTTAACATTTTTCATCCTTTTGATCCTGTTGCATACAG AGTAGAACCGCTTATCTGCAAGGAGTACTTAAACAAGAGACCTGTTCTTATTCCCTACCACAGGGGCGGGAGGAGGTTGCATATTGGATTTCAG GAATTCACTGAAGATATAGCTGCACGCTCCGAAAGCATAATGAGTCAGCTAAATTCTTTGAGG GTCAAAGTGGCTAGCACTTTTCAAAGACAAAACAAGGATAAAGCTAAAG AAACTGTGGAAGATGAGAAAAGAGAAAGATCATATGGTTCCTTCATGATTGAACGGTTGACAGGCTGTGAATATGGTCGAATCGACTTTGTTCTCCAG GAAGGAACATTTCATCATCCTTATCTATCAGCCATAGGATCACATAC CACTTTTCGTTCTCAACCGCCTGTATCATGGTATACCTGA
- the LOC103974699 gene encoding phospholipase SGR2-like isoform X11: MIFGNACRDPASCFRKQSKITVMTNFDESRVRKSGDVTTSYSSGAASSNPVEGSSPDLLKNTPSNIATLEDAIEQFKSRQKYLAHTKSPSDGEDVRWYLCKVPLAEKQLSASLPRIEIIGKDDYFRFSVRDSLALEASFLQREEDLLAHWWKEYAECSKGPSGTQTTNYVTSTSGSNELYVVEEERVGVPVKGGLYEVDLIKRHCFPVYWSGENRRVLRGHWFAHKDGNDWLPLREDVAEQLELAYRCQVWRRRTFQPSGQFAARIDLQGTTEGLHAIFTGDDDSWEAWLAFDRSSFSLNMGGGNRVKLRRGFSPSAKPSQDELHQQKEEAMDDYCSQVPVGHLVFMVHGIGQRLENANVVDDVADFGRITASLADRHLTAYQRSTQRVLFVPCQWRRGLELSSETIIEKITLDGVRGLRATLSATVHDVLYYMSPIYCQNIIDSVSNQLNRLYAKFLKRNPGYDGKISIFGHSLGSVLSYDILCYQDSSATLPVEAAFVDDFCIPKQESSRPATHVSVKGSSMSNPYTKVNEEKTPDVSCVEDCGVTRGQQEDFLCNDGIQESDDSAKLFSKKKHTIFERVNEVNKNVAETIYAEDRDSDANPGISRDFHGNEVRDAGHPSEDLIDKGKLVSMLMEEVKSLRAKVAELEKNHHSASCSSNFDNGSFLEVYHGKSQMVKSMTSSSSFGRLSSVLDDSKKQYTPYIKYTRLNFKVDTFFAVGSPLGVFLALRNVRIGVGGKLIGKMKKYLKRCHLAGRCLTFFILLILLHTE, encoded by the exons ATGATATTTG GTAATGCTTGTCGTGATCCAGCTTCATGCTTTCGAAAGCAGTCTAAGATCACTGTAATGACGAATTTTGATGAGAGTCGTGTTAGAAAAAGTGGGGATGTGACAACGTCTTATTCCTCAGGTGCTGCTAGTTCTAATCCTGTTGAGGGGAGTTCCCCTGACTTGTTGAAGAACACTCCATCCAACATCGCCACATTGGAGGATGCTATTGAGCAGTTCAAGAGTCGGCAGAAGTATCTCGCGCATACAAAGAGCCCTTCTGATGGGGAAGATGTTCGTTGGTATCTATGCAAAGTGCCTCTGGCAGAAAAGC AGCTTTCAGCTTCACTTCCTCGAATTGAGATAATTGGCAAAGATGATTATTTTCGGTTCAGCGTGAGAGACTCTCTTGCTCTTGAGGCCTCTTTCTTGCAA AGGGAAGAAGATCTACTTGCGCATTGGTGGAAAGAGTATGCAGAATGTAGCAAAGGTCCAAGTGGAACTCAGACAACTAATTATGTGACTTCTACTAGTGGTTCTAATGAACTGTATGTAGTGGAGGAAGAGAGAGTTGGTGTGCCAGTAAAAGGTGGCCTTTATGAG GTAGATTTAATTAAGCGGCACTGTTTTCCTGTGTACTGGAGTGGTGAAAACAGACGTGTTTTGCGAGGTCACTGGTTTGCTCATAAAGATGGTAATGATTGGCTTCCGCTTCGTGAAGATGTTGCAGAGCAACTGGAGTTGGCCTACCGCTGTCAG GTCTGGCGTCGTAGGACCTTTCAACCTTCAGGTCAATTTGCTGCCAGAATTGATTTACAAGGCACCACAGAG GGACTGCATGCCATTTTCACAGGAGATGATGATTCTTGGGAGGCTTGGTTAGCATTTGACAGATCTAGTTTTTCTCTTAATATGGGAGGTGGAAATAGGGTTAAACTAAGACGTGGTTTTTCCCCTTCTGCAAAGCCAAGTCAG GATGAGCTGCATCAGCAGAAAGAGGAAGCCATGGATGATTACTGTTCTCAG GTGCCAGTTGGCCATCTAGTTTTTATGGTTCATGGTATTGGACAGAGGTTGGAGAATGCTAATGTGGTTGATGATGTTGCTGATTTCGGTCGTATAACAGCAAGCCTAGCTGATAGACACTTAACTGCATACCAGAGAAGCACCCAGAGGGTTCTATTTGTTCCTTGCCAG TGGAGAAGGGGCTTGGAGCTTAGTAGTGAGACTATAATTGAAAAAATCACCTTGGATGGTGTTCGAGGTCTACGTGCAACATTGAGTGCCACTGTTCATGATGTTCTATACTACATGAGTCCTATCTATTGTCAAAATATAATTGACTCA GTCTCCAACCAGTTAAATAGATTGTATGCAAAGTTTCTCAAGAGAAACCCAGGCTATGATGGGAAG ATTTCAATATTTGGCCATTCATTAGGAAGTGTTCTATCTTATGACATCCTTTGCTATCAAGACTCTTCTGCAACACTTCCTGTGGAGGCTGCCTTCGTGGATGACTTCTGCATCCCAAAGCAAGAAT CTTCAAGGCCAGCAACACATGTATCTGTAAAAGGCAGTTCCATGTCAAATCCATATACCAAAGTCAATGAGGAAAAAACACCAGATGTTTCTTGCGTTGAAGATTGTGGTGTTACTAGAGGCCAGCAAGAGGATTTCTTATGCAATGATGGCATCCAAGAATCAGATGATTCAGCTAAATTATTTAGTAAAAAGAAACACACAATCTTTGAACGAGTCAATGAGGTAAATAAGAATGTTGCAGAAACAATATATGCAGAAGATAGAGATTCTGATGCAAATCCAGGCATAAGTAGGGATTTTCATGGTAATGAAGTCCGAGATGCTGGGCATCCATCTGAAGATTTAATTGACAAAGGCAAATTAGTGTCCATGTTGATGGAAGAG GTGAAGTCCCTCAGAGCAAAAGTTGCAGAACTAGAGAAAAATCATCACTCAGCTTCCTGTTCCAGTAACTTTGACAATGGTAGTTTCCTTGAAGTTTATCATGGAAAAA GTCAAATGGTCAAATCTATGACAAGTTCATCTTCTTTTGGAAGGTTATCTTCAGTGCTAGATGATAGTAAAAAGCAATATACACCTTATATCAAATATACTAGGCTTAATTTTAAG GTAGATACATTTTTTGCTGTTGGATCACCACTGGGTGTCTTTCTTGCCCTCCGAAATGTCCGCATAGGAGTTG GGGGCAAGCTTATTGGGAAGATGAAAAAATATCTGAAGAGATGCCATCTTGCAGGCAGATGTTTAACATTTTTCATCCTTTTGATCCTGTTGCATACAG AGTAG